In Saccharomonospora marina XMU15, one genomic interval encodes:
- a CDS encoding class I SAM-dependent methyltransferase codes for MTDVQHDDQGQGAFNAATGRSLESDHGKPRYLEYQRELIRPYCGRSVLEVGAGLGEFADGFTDRDRYVVTDVDPEAVQSMKTRFADRPEVEVQQFDIDGQTTLTPPVETLLAINVLEHIEDDAGALRGLSRSLTAGGNIILFVPGYQQLYGEFDRIVGHFRRYSPDTISDAVRRADLEVVVARPVNFLGAFAWWAAVRKGGASAPNRKLVSVYDRMVVPVTKRIEKLVRVPFGQSILCVARKPQD; via the coding sequence GTGACCGACGTGCAGCACGACGACCAGGGCCAGGGTGCGTTCAACGCGGCCACCGGCCGCAGCCTGGAAAGCGATCACGGCAAGCCGCGGTATCTGGAGTACCAGCGCGAACTGATCCGCCCGTACTGCGGCCGATCGGTGCTGGAAGTGGGCGCGGGGCTGGGCGAGTTCGCCGACGGCTTCACCGACAGGGATCGCTACGTCGTCACCGACGTGGACCCCGAAGCCGTGCAGAGCATGAAGACCCGGTTCGCCGACCGGCCCGAGGTCGAGGTGCAACAGTTCGACATCGACGGTCAGACGACACTGACACCGCCTGTGGAGACGTTGCTCGCCATCAACGTGCTCGAGCACATCGAGGACGACGCGGGCGCGCTTCGCGGCCTTTCCCGCTCGTTGACGGCAGGCGGCAACATCATCCTGTTCGTACCCGGCTACCAGCAGCTCTACGGGGAGTTCGACCGGATCGTCGGGCACTTCCGCCGCTACAGCCCGGACACGATCAGCGACGCGGTGCGCCGGGCGGACCTGGAGGTGGTCGTGGCTCGTCCTGTGAACTTCCTCGGCGCCTTCGCCTGGTGGGCCGCGGTGCGCAAGGGCGGCGCCAGCGCGCCCAACCGCAAGCTGGTGTCGGTGTACGACCGCATGGTCGTGCCGGTGACCAAGCGCATCGAGAAGCTGGTCCGCGTGCCGTTCGGGCAGTCGATCCTGTGCGTGGCGCGAAAGCCGCAAGACTGA
- a CDS encoding ribonuclease Z has protein sequence MSIRELLVLGTGSQVPSRARNHNGYLLRWDAEGFLFDPGEGTQRQLAFAGSSVSAITRICITHFHGDHCLGLPGIVQRLSLDQVARVHAHFPASGTEFFERLRHASLFHETTELLQEPVHGDGILATGAFGRLEARRLEHRVEAFGYRLVEPDGHNMVPALLERHGVSGPDVGTLSRQGSVRVGERTVTLSEVSAVRRGQKAAFVMDTRLCDAVFALAEDADLLVIESTFLERDADLAREYGHLTAKQAARVAVECGVRRLVLTHFSQRYQDPTLFRDEAAEVFGGDVVAARDLMRIAVPKHTRPE, from the coding sequence GTGTCGATCCGAGAACTTCTCGTGCTGGGTACCGGCAGTCAGGTCCCCAGCAGAGCCCGAAACCACAACGGGTACCTGCTGCGCTGGGACGCCGAGGGCTTCCTTTTCGATCCCGGCGAAGGCACCCAGCGGCAGCTGGCCTTCGCCGGGTCCTCGGTGAGCGCGATCACGCGGATCTGCATCACGCATTTCCACGGCGACCACTGCCTCGGGCTGCCCGGAATCGTGCAGCGGCTCTCGCTGGATCAGGTCGCGCGCGTGCACGCCCATTTCCCGGCCTCGGGAACCGAGTTCTTCGAGCGGCTTCGGCACGCCAGCCTTTTCCACGAGACGACCGAACTGCTCCAGGAGCCGGTGCACGGCGACGGAATCCTGGCGACCGGCGCGTTCGGCAGGTTGGAAGCCCGCAGGCTCGAACACCGTGTGGAGGCGTTCGGCTACCGTCTGGTGGAGCCGGACGGCCACAACATGGTGCCCGCACTGCTGGAGCGCCACGGCGTCAGCGGGCCGGACGTGGGAACGCTCAGCAGGCAGGGCAGCGTGCGGGTCGGTGAGCGAACGGTGACGCTTTCCGAGGTCAGCGCCGTGCGCAGGGGGCAGAAGGCCGCCTTCGTGATGGACACCCGGCTCTGCGACGCGGTGTTCGCACTCGCGGAGGACGCCGACCTACTGGTGATCGAGTCGACCTTTCTGGAACGCGACGCGGACCTGGCGCGCGAATACGGTCACCTGACGGCGAAACAGGCCGCCAGGGTCGCGGTGGAGTGCGGCGTGCGCAGGCTGGTGCTCACCCACTTCTCGCAGCGCTACCAGGACCCGACCCTGTTTCGCGACGAGGCGGCCGAAGTATTCGGTGGCGACGTGGTGGCGGCGCGTGATCTGATGAGGATCGCGGTTCCGAAACACACCCGACCGGAATAG
- a CDS encoding arsenate reductase ArsC has product MSKRPEVLFVCVHNAGRSQLAAALLQHYALGRVTVSSAGSQPAEKVNPAAAAALAEWGLDITAQVPTKLLTADVEAADVVITMGCGDTCPVFPGKRYLDWQLDDPAGLGIEAVRPIRDEIDRRVRRLLGELLDEQD; this is encoded by the coding sequence GTGAGCAAACGTCCAGAGGTGCTGTTCGTCTGCGTCCACAACGCGGGCCGCTCGCAGTTGGCCGCCGCGCTGCTGCAGCACTATGCCCTTGGCCGCGTCACCGTTTCCTCCGCGGGTTCGCAGCCCGCGGAGAAGGTCAACCCGGCCGCCGCCGCCGCGCTGGCGGAGTGGGGACTGGACATCACCGCGCAGGTGCCCACGAAGCTGTTGACAGCCGATGTCGAGGCGGCCGACGTGGTGATCACGATGGGCTGCGGCGACACCTGCCCGGTCTTTCCGGGAAAGCGCTACCTGGACTGGCAACTCGACGACCCGGCGGGCCTCGGAATCGAGGCGGTTCGGCCCATCCGGGACGAGATCGACCGCAGGGTCCGCAGGCTGCTCGGCGAACTGCTCGACGAGCAGGACTGA
- a CDS encoding CBS domain-containing protein has product MAQLVREVMTAEPVTMPSDTPVRDAAREMRDNDIGDVLVVDNGELRGIATDRDIVVRALADRDDLSTVRIGEVCSERLVTATPNEDVDNAIARMREHAVRRVPVVEDGRPVGIFSIGDAAMEKDPRSALGDISAAAGNR; this is encoded by the coding sequence ATGGCTCAGCTGGTACGCGAGGTCATGACGGCGGAGCCGGTGACGATGCCCAGCGACACACCGGTGCGCGATGCCGCACGCGAGATGCGCGACAACGACATCGGTGACGTGCTGGTCGTCGACAACGGCGAGCTGCGTGGCATCGCCACCGACCGCGACATCGTCGTGCGCGCTCTCGCCGACCGCGACGACCTTTCCACGGTCCGTATCGGCGAGGTGTGCAGCGAGCGGCTGGTGACGGCCACACCGAACGAGGACGTCGACAACGCCATCGCCAGGATGCGCGAACACGCCGTGCGGCGAGTCCCTGTCGTCGAGGACGGCCGACCGGTGGGGATCTTCTCGATCGGCGACGCGGCGATGGAGAAGGACCCGAGGTCTGCGCTCGGCGACATCAGCGCCGCGGCCGGTAACCGCTGA
- a CDS encoding WhiB family transcriptional regulator, whose amino-acid sequence MDKYDWRHRAACRDEDPELFFPVSDVGPAAVQTERAKAVCARCPVRARCLEYALENGLDYGIFGGMTERERRELTREHRRRVGKPKAA is encoded by the coding sequence TTGGACAAGTACGACTGGCGGCACCGTGCCGCCTGCCGTGACGAGGACCCGGAACTGTTTTTTCCGGTGTCCGATGTGGGACCCGCGGCGGTGCAGACCGAACGCGCGAAGGCGGTGTGCGCGCGCTGTCCGGTCCGCGCCCGTTGCCTGGAATACGCGCTGGAGAACGGCCTCGACTACGGCATCTTCGGCGGTATGACAGAGCGAGAGCGCAGAGAACTCACGCGCGAGCACCGGCGACGGGTGGGCAAGCCGAAAGCGGCCTGA